The proteins below come from a single Streptomyces sp. M92 genomic window:
- a CDS encoding MATE family efflux transporter, translated as MTQASERSRTDRRRHDREIIALAVPAFGALVAEPLFVMADSAIVGHLGTAQLAGLGIASALLTTAVSVFVFLAYATTAAVSRRVGAGDLQSAIRQGMDGIWLALLLGAAVIAVVLPTAPSLVELFGASDTAAPYAITYLRISALGIPAMLVVLAATGVLRGLQNTRTPLYVAVGGFLTNAVLNVVLVYGAGLGIAGSAWGTVIAQCGMAAVYLWVVIRGAHRHGASLRPDITGIKASAQAGVPLLVRTLSLRAILMIATAVAARLGDADIAAHQIILSLWSLLAFALDAIAIAGQAIIGRYLGAGDTQGARDACRRMVEWGVAVGVVLGLLVVLSRPAFLPLFTGDSAVKDAALPALVIVAASQPVCGVVYVLDGVLMGAGDGPYLAWAMLLTLAVFTPAALLVPAFGGGLTALWAAMTLMMTMRLVTLWLRTRSGRWIVTGATR; from the coding sequence ATGACACAGGCTTCCGAGCGCTCCCGGACCGATCGGCGTCGGCACGACCGCGAGATCATCGCGCTGGCCGTTCCGGCCTTCGGCGCGCTCGTCGCCGAGCCCCTCTTCGTCATGGCCGACAGTGCGATCGTCGGCCACCTCGGCACCGCGCAACTCGCCGGGCTCGGCATCGCCTCCGCCTTGCTGACGACGGCCGTCAGCGTCTTCGTGTTCCTCGCCTACGCCACGACGGCGGCAGTCTCCCGCCGCGTCGGCGCGGGCGATCTGCAATCCGCGATCCGCCAGGGCATGGACGGCATCTGGCTGGCACTCCTGCTCGGCGCCGCGGTCATCGCCGTCGTCCTGCCCACCGCGCCCTCCCTCGTGGAACTCTTCGGCGCTTCCGACACCGCGGCCCCGTACGCCATCACCTACCTGCGGATCTCCGCTCTCGGCATCCCGGCAATGCTCGTCGTGCTGGCCGCGACCGGTGTCCTACGAGGGCTGCAGAACACCCGGACCCCGCTCTACGTGGCCGTGGGCGGCTTCCTCACCAACGCCGTCCTCAACGTCGTACTCGTCTACGGCGCCGGTCTGGGTATCGCCGGCTCCGCCTGGGGCACCGTCATCGCCCAGTGCGGAATGGCCGCGGTGTACCTCTGGGTGGTGATCCGTGGAGCACATCGGCACGGCGCCTCCCTGCGCCCGGACATCACCGGCATCAAGGCCTCCGCCCAGGCAGGAGTCCCGCTGCTGGTGCGCACCCTCTCGCTGCGGGCCATCCTCATGATCGCCACGGCCGTGGCGGCTCGCCTCGGCGACGCCGACATCGCGGCCCACCAGATCATCCTGTCGCTGTGGAGCCTGCTCGCCTTCGCCCTCGACGCGATCGCCATCGCGGGGCAAGCCATCATCGGACGCTATCTGGGAGCTGGTGACACCCAGGGTGCCCGCGATGCCTGTCGGAGGATGGTGGAGTGGGGTGTCGCGGTCGGAGTCGTCCTGGGTCTGCTCGTGGTGCTGTCCCGCCCGGCGTTCCTGCCCCTCTTCACCGGCGACTCCGCGGTCAAGGACGCCGCCTTGCCCGCCCTGGTGATCGTGGCTGCGTCGCAGCCGGTCTGCGGAGTGGTCTACGTACTGGACGGCGTCCTCATGGGAGCCGGAGACGGCCCCTACCTGGCCTGGGCCATGCTGCTCACCTTGGCGGTCTTCACTCCGGCAGCCCTGCTGGTCCCGGCGTTCGGCGGTGGCCTCACCGCGCTGTGGGCGGCCATGACGCTGATGATGACGATGCGCCTGGTGACCCTGTGGCTGCGCACGCGGTCGGGCCGCTGGATCGTCACCGGTGCGACGCGCTGA